The Parambassis ranga chromosome 19, fParRan2.1, whole genome shotgun sequence genome contains a region encoding:
- the LOC114451845 gene encoding microfibril-associated glycoprotein 4-like, translating into MKLSFVVILIMAPLLSSGNNLNQPLDCSDIYQQDKSKPSGVYTIYPVGERSAVQVYCDMATAGGRWTVIQRRMDGSVNFYRPWDFYKMGFGSAAGEHWLGLDNMHYLTNKQQKYELLVDMEDFEGKKVFARYSSFKVGPECDGYILQVSGFTDGGAGDSLASHNGQKFSTFDKDQDLWPDNCARKFVGAFWYTACHHANPNGIYRWGADNSLFAVGINWYSWKGHDYSLKTISMKIRPVQ; encoded by the exons ATGAAG CTCTCGTTTGTCGTCATCCTCATCATGGCTCCATTGCTGAGCAGTGGCAACAACCTCAACCAGCCGCTGGACTGCAGCGACATCTACCAGCAAGACAAAAGCAAACCCAGCGGAGTGTACACCATCTATCCTGTGGGAGAGAGGTCTGCTGTCCAG gtgtattGTGACATGGCTACGGCAGGAGGACGCTGGACG gtgatccagaggaggatggatggatcagTGAACTTCTACAGACCCTGGGATTTCTACAAGATGGGCTTTGGTAGTGCAGCTGGAGAGCACTGGCTCG gtcttGACAACATGCACTACCTGacgaacaaacaacaaaaatatgaattgCTGGTTGACATGGAGGACTTTGAAGGGAAGAAGGTGTTTGCTCGCTACTCTTCATTCAAGGTGGGCCCTGAGTGTGACGGATACATACTGCAGGTATCTGGATTCACTGATGGAGGGGCAG GAGACTCTTTAGCTTCTCACAATGGGCAGAAGTTCAGCACGTTTGACAAAGACCAGGATCTCTGGCCTGACAACTGTGCCAGAAAATTTGTGGGGGCGTTCTGGTACACTGCCTGTCATCATGCCAACCCCAATGGTATTTATCGCTGGGGGGCTGACAACTCCCTCTTTGCTGTGGGAATAAACTGGTACAGCTGGAAGGGACACGACTACTCCCTGAAGACCATCAGCATGAAAATCCGGCCTGTGCAATGA
- the a1cf gene encoding APOBEC1 complementation factor isoform X1 produces MESNQKASGDGLAGTQKEAALRALVQRTGYQLLQENGQRRYGGPPPGWDGPPPERGSEVFVGKLPRDLFEDELVPLCEKFGKIYEVRMMMDFNGNNRGYAFVTFSTKQEAKAAMKQLNNYEIRNGRLLGVCASVDNCRLFVGGIPKTKKREEILSEMRKVTDGVVDVIVYPSAADKSKNRGFAFVEYESHRAAAMARRKLLPGRIQLWGHAIAVDWAEPEVEVDEDTMATVKILYVRNLMLQTTEETIEKEFNSIKPGAVERVKKIRDYAFVHFTQREDAINAMNALNGKVVDGSPIEVTLAKPVDKDSYVRYTRGTGGRGGSLLQTDYTAYTLGQVYDPSAAYLGAPVFYAPQAYAAIPGQFRFPAAKTHIGGRGLIRTPSVREIYMTVPVGAAGVRGLGGRGYLAYTAGAVGRGGGGGSTSYGLKADKQPEEKLYDLLPGMELTPMNPAAMSLKAATMKPAPQVLEELCQKNNWGQPVYQLHSAISPDQRQLFLYKITIPALATQYPSVHPFTPTKLCAAVEEAKVHAAEHTLQTLGLQTEGSADGSCAAAAAVASVAFPGYTLASPASSAVASQLKQAVSLGQDLTAYATYEGYPAFAVAARHTDGYGVF; encoded by the exons ATGGAATCCAATCAGAAAGCAAGCGGGGATGGACTGGCAGGAACGCAGAAGGAAGCAGCACTTCGGGCGCTTGTGCAGCGAACTGGGTACCAACTTCTGCAG GAGAACGGCCAGAGGCGGTATGGAGGCCCACCGCCTGGATGGGATGGGCCACCACCTGAGAGAGGCAGTGAGGTGTTTGTGGGGAAACTACCAAGAGATCTATTTGAAGATGAGCTGGTTCCGCTGTGTGAGAAG TTTGGAAAGATCTATgaggtgaggatgatgatggacTTTAACGGAAACAACAGAGGGTACGCCTTTGTCACCTTCAGCACCAAACAAGAGGCCAAAGCAGCCATGAAACAGCTCAACAACTATGAAATCAG GAATGGGCGCCTCCTCGGCGTTTGTGCGAGTGTTGATAATTGCCGTCTGTTTGTCGGTGGGATTCCCAAAACAAAGAAGCGTGAGGAGATTCTGTCAGAGATGCGGAAGGTTACTGACGGGGTCGTGGATGTGATTGTGTACCCCAGCGCCGCTGATAAATCCAAGAACCGAGGCTTTGCCTTTGTTGAGTATGAGAGTCATCGAGCAGCTGCCATGGCCCGACGCAAACTGCTGCCAG GTCGTATACAGCTCTGGGGCCATGCCATTGCCGTAGACTGGGCAGAACCTGAGGTGGAAGTGGATGAAGATACCATGGCAACTGTGAAGATCCTGTACGTGAGGAACCTGATGCTGCAGACCACAGAGGAGACCATCGAGAAAGAGTTCAATAGCATCAAACCAG GTGCTGTGGAACGAGTGAAGAAGATTAGAGACTATGCATTCGTCCATTTCACTCAGAGAGAAGATGCTATCAATGCCATGAACGCTCTCAATGGCAAG GTGGTGGACGGGTCTCCCATTGAGGTGACTCTGGCCAAGCCAGTGGACAAGGACAGTTATGTTCGTTACACCAGAGGGACTGGAGGACGAGGCGGTTCTTTGCTGCAGACTGACTACACTGCCTACACCTTGGGACAG GTGTACGATCCATCAGCAGCGTATCTCGGGGCACCCGTGTTTTATGCCCCCCAAGCCTATGCGGCCATACCGGGTCAGTTCCGATTTCCGGCAGCCAAAACTCACATTGGAGGTCGAGGTCTGATTCGGACGCCGTCAGTTAGAG AAATTTACATGACTGTACCTGTAGGGGCTGCGGGGGTGAGGGGGCTGGGAGGGCGGGGCTACCTCGCCTACACAGCTGGGGCTGTGGGACGAGGAGGTGGTGGCGGCAGCACCTCATACGGCCTGAAGGCGGACAAGCAGCCTGAAGAAAAGCTGTACGATCTCTTGCCGGGCATGGAACTGACCCCCATGAATCCTGCTGCCATGAGCCTGAAGGCCGCCACCATGAAGCCTGCACCACAG GTTCTGGAGGAGCTGTGTCAGAAGAATAACTGGGGTCAGCCAGTCTATCAGCTGCACTCTGCCATCAGTCCAGACCAGAGACAACTATTCCTCTACAAGATCACCATACCAGCTCTGGCTACACAGTACCCCAGTGT ccatcCCTTCACCCCCACTAAGCTGTGTGCAGCCGTAGAAGAAGCTAAAGTTCATGCTGCTGAGCATACCCTGCAGACGCTCGGCCTGCAGACAGAGGGCTCCGCCGATGGCagttgtgctgctgcagctgctgtggccTCAGTTGCCTTCCCAG GCTACACTCTGGCGAGCCCGGCGTCATCAGCTGTCGCCTCCCAGCTGAAGCAGGCTGTCTCTCTGGGTCAAGACCTGACCGCCTACGCCACCTACGAGGGCTACCCTGCTTTTGCTGTGGCAGCACGCCACACTGATGGATACGGCGTTTTCTAA
- the a1cf gene encoding APOBEC1 complementation factor isoform X2, which produces MESNQKASGDGLAGTQKEAALRALVQRTGYQLLQENGQRRYGGPPPGWDGPPPERGSEVFVGKLPRDLFEDELVPLCEKFGKIYEVRMMMDFNGNNRGYAFVTFSTKQEAKAAMKQLNNYEIRNGRLLGVCASVDNCRLFVGGIPKTKKREEILSEMRKVTDGVVDVIVYPSAADKSKNRGFAFVEYESHRAAAMARRKLLPGRIQLWGHAIAVDWAEPEVEVDEDTMATVKILYVRNLMLQTTEETIEKEFNSIKPGAVERVKKIRDYAFVHFTQREDAINAMNALNGKVVDGSPIEVTLAKPVDKDSYVRYTRGTGGRGGSLLQTDYTAYTLGQVYDPSAAYLGAPVFYAPQAYAAIPGQFRFPAAKTHIGGRGLIRTPSVRGAAGVRGLGGRGYLAYTAGAVGRGGGGGSTSYGLKADKQPEEKLYDLLPGMELTPMNPAAMSLKAATMKPAPQVLEELCQKNNWGQPVYQLHSAISPDQRQLFLYKITIPALATQYPSVHPFTPTKLCAAVEEAKVHAAEHTLQTLGLQTEGSADGSCAAAAAVASVAFPGYTLASPASSAVASQLKQAVSLGQDLTAYATYEGYPAFAVAARHTDGYGVF; this is translated from the exons ATGGAATCCAATCAGAAAGCAAGCGGGGATGGACTGGCAGGAACGCAGAAGGAAGCAGCACTTCGGGCGCTTGTGCAGCGAACTGGGTACCAACTTCTGCAG GAGAACGGCCAGAGGCGGTATGGAGGCCCACCGCCTGGATGGGATGGGCCACCACCTGAGAGAGGCAGTGAGGTGTTTGTGGGGAAACTACCAAGAGATCTATTTGAAGATGAGCTGGTTCCGCTGTGTGAGAAG TTTGGAAAGATCTATgaggtgaggatgatgatggacTTTAACGGAAACAACAGAGGGTACGCCTTTGTCACCTTCAGCACCAAACAAGAGGCCAAAGCAGCCATGAAACAGCTCAACAACTATGAAATCAG GAATGGGCGCCTCCTCGGCGTTTGTGCGAGTGTTGATAATTGCCGTCTGTTTGTCGGTGGGATTCCCAAAACAAAGAAGCGTGAGGAGATTCTGTCAGAGATGCGGAAGGTTACTGACGGGGTCGTGGATGTGATTGTGTACCCCAGCGCCGCTGATAAATCCAAGAACCGAGGCTTTGCCTTTGTTGAGTATGAGAGTCATCGAGCAGCTGCCATGGCCCGACGCAAACTGCTGCCAG GTCGTATACAGCTCTGGGGCCATGCCATTGCCGTAGACTGGGCAGAACCTGAGGTGGAAGTGGATGAAGATACCATGGCAACTGTGAAGATCCTGTACGTGAGGAACCTGATGCTGCAGACCACAGAGGAGACCATCGAGAAAGAGTTCAATAGCATCAAACCAG GTGCTGTGGAACGAGTGAAGAAGATTAGAGACTATGCATTCGTCCATTTCACTCAGAGAGAAGATGCTATCAATGCCATGAACGCTCTCAATGGCAAG GTGGTGGACGGGTCTCCCATTGAGGTGACTCTGGCCAAGCCAGTGGACAAGGACAGTTATGTTCGTTACACCAGAGGGACTGGAGGACGAGGCGGTTCTTTGCTGCAGACTGACTACACTGCCTACACCTTGGGACAG GTGTACGATCCATCAGCAGCGTATCTCGGGGCACCCGTGTTTTATGCCCCCCAAGCCTATGCGGCCATACCGGGTCAGTTCCGATTTCCGGCAGCCAAAACTCACATTGGAGGTCGAGGTCTGATTCGGACGCCGTCAGTTAGAG GGGCTGCGGGGGTGAGGGGGCTGGGAGGGCGGGGCTACCTCGCCTACACAGCTGGGGCTGTGGGACGAGGAGGTGGTGGCGGCAGCACCTCATACGGCCTGAAGGCGGACAAGCAGCCTGAAGAAAAGCTGTACGATCTCTTGCCGGGCATGGAACTGACCCCCATGAATCCTGCTGCCATGAGCCTGAAGGCCGCCACCATGAAGCCTGCACCACAG GTTCTGGAGGAGCTGTGTCAGAAGAATAACTGGGGTCAGCCAGTCTATCAGCTGCACTCTGCCATCAGTCCAGACCAGAGACAACTATTCCTCTACAAGATCACCATACCAGCTCTGGCTACACAGTACCCCAGTGT ccatcCCTTCACCCCCACTAAGCTGTGTGCAGCCGTAGAAGAAGCTAAAGTTCATGCTGCTGAGCATACCCTGCAGACGCTCGGCCTGCAGACAGAGGGCTCCGCCGATGGCagttgtgctgctgcagctgctgtggccTCAGTTGCCTTCCCAG GCTACACTCTGGCGAGCCCGGCGTCATCAGCTGTCGCCTCCCAGCTGAAGCAGGCTGTCTCTCTGGGTCAAGACCTGACCGCCTACGCCACCTACGAGGGCTACCCTGCTTTTGCTGTGGCAGCACGCCACACTGATGGATACGGCGTTTTCTAA
- the a1cf gene encoding APOBEC1 complementation factor isoform X3: MESNQKASGDGLAGTQKEAALRALVQRTGYQLLQENGQRRYGGPPPGWDGPPPERGSEVFVGKLPRDLFEDELVPLCEKFGKIYEVRMMMDFNGNNRGYAFVTFSTKQEAKAAMKQLNNYEIRNGRLLGVCASVDNCRLFVGGIPKTKKREEILSEMRKVTDGVVDVIVYPSAADKSKNRGFAFVEYESHRAAAMARRKLLPGRIQLWGHAIAVDWAEPEVEVDEDTMATVKILYVRNLMLQTTEETIEKEFNSIKPGAVERVKKIRDYAFVHFTQREDAINAMNALNGKVVDGSPIEVTLAKPVDKDSYVRYTRGTGGRGGSLLQTDYTAYTLGQVYDPSAAYLGAPVFYAPQAYAAIPGQFRFPAAKTHIGGRGLIRTPSVREIYMTVPVGAAGVRGLGGRGYLAYTAGAVGRGGGGGSTSYGLKADKQPEEKLYDLLPGMELTPMNPAAMSLKAATMKPAPQVLEELCQKNNWGQPVYQLHSAISPDQRQLFLYKITIPALATQYPSVHPFTPTKLCAAVEEAKVHAAEHTLQTLGLQTEGSADGSCAAAAAVASVAFPGM; the protein is encoded by the exons ATGGAATCCAATCAGAAAGCAAGCGGGGATGGACTGGCAGGAACGCAGAAGGAAGCAGCACTTCGGGCGCTTGTGCAGCGAACTGGGTACCAACTTCTGCAG GAGAACGGCCAGAGGCGGTATGGAGGCCCACCGCCTGGATGGGATGGGCCACCACCTGAGAGAGGCAGTGAGGTGTTTGTGGGGAAACTACCAAGAGATCTATTTGAAGATGAGCTGGTTCCGCTGTGTGAGAAG TTTGGAAAGATCTATgaggtgaggatgatgatggacTTTAACGGAAACAACAGAGGGTACGCCTTTGTCACCTTCAGCACCAAACAAGAGGCCAAAGCAGCCATGAAACAGCTCAACAACTATGAAATCAG GAATGGGCGCCTCCTCGGCGTTTGTGCGAGTGTTGATAATTGCCGTCTGTTTGTCGGTGGGATTCCCAAAACAAAGAAGCGTGAGGAGATTCTGTCAGAGATGCGGAAGGTTACTGACGGGGTCGTGGATGTGATTGTGTACCCCAGCGCCGCTGATAAATCCAAGAACCGAGGCTTTGCCTTTGTTGAGTATGAGAGTCATCGAGCAGCTGCCATGGCCCGACGCAAACTGCTGCCAG GTCGTATACAGCTCTGGGGCCATGCCATTGCCGTAGACTGGGCAGAACCTGAGGTGGAAGTGGATGAAGATACCATGGCAACTGTGAAGATCCTGTACGTGAGGAACCTGATGCTGCAGACCACAGAGGAGACCATCGAGAAAGAGTTCAATAGCATCAAACCAG GTGCTGTGGAACGAGTGAAGAAGATTAGAGACTATGCATTCGTCCATTTCACTCAGAGAGAAGATGCTATCAATGCCATGAACGCTCTCAATGGCAAG GTGGTGGACGGGTCTCCCATTGAGGTGACTCTGGCCAAGCCAGTGGACAAGGACAGTTATGTTCGTTACACCAGAGGGACTGGAGGACGAGGCGGTTCTTTGCTGCAGACTGACTACACTGCCTACACCTTGGGACAG GTGTACGATCCATCAGCAGCGTATCTCGGGGCACCCGTGTTTTATGCCCCCCAAGCCTATGCGGCCATACCGGGTCAGTTCCGATTTCCGGCAGCCAAAACTCACATTGGAGGTCGAGGTCTGATTCGGACGCCGTCAGTTAGAG AAATTTACATGACTGTACCTGTAGGGGCTGCGGGGGTGAGGGGGCTGGGAGGGCGGGGCTACCTCGCCTACACAGCTGGGGCTGTGGGACGAGGAGGTGGTGGCGGCAGCACCTCATACGGCCTGAAGGCGGACAAGCAGCCTGAAGAAAAGCTGTACGATCTCTTGCCGGGCATGGAACTGACCCCCATGAATCCTGCTGCCATGAGCCTGAAGGCCGCCACCATGAAGCCTGCACCACAG GTTCTGGAGGAGCTGTGTCAGAAGAATAACTGGGGTCAGCCAGTCTATCAGCTGCACTCTGCCATCAGTCCAGACCAGAGACAACTATTCCTCTACAAGATCACCATACCAGCTCTGGCTACACAGTACCCCAGTGT ccatcCCTTCACCCCCACTAAGCTGTGTGCAGCCGTAGAAGAAGCTAAAGTTCATGCTGCTGAGCATACCCTGCAGACGCTCGGCCTGCAGACAGAGGGCTCCGCCGATGGCagttgtgctgctgcagctgctgtggccTCAGTTGCCTTCCCAGGTATGTGA
- the trim8b gene encoding E3 ubiquitin-protein ligase TRIM8b has protein sequence MPACAMMASDMAETWRNCFEEELICPICLHVFSDPIQLPCKHNFCRGCISEAWAKDSSLARCPECNHAYTQKPSLEKNHKLSNIVEKYNALSVEKATTPVLQCILCRRGPPLPAVKVCLRCNAPCCQSHVQTHLQQPCSALGHLLVEAEALKAWTCPQHDEYRLYHCEAEQTAVCQYCCFARCHPSHGHAVTDVELRRNDIRQNLLRQQERVEERVQEIEEQLCKLDSDKCVVEDRVCELKEEVRLQYQRMHQLLEEDLGRTLEALDRAQSRFCQENAAQVLALGEQRHEAQKLLSSINTAFSKAEELSFMKNTKPVKILTDRSQACVGSSLPPYKVGNLNSKLFLSEISKREKSLKRALEAPLTPPSTFLQSVPAYPSGQSSSSGAEKRKHSTAFPEGNGNTGKNTTPGFKDSSTSSSSSSSALAKQPYLGSGSASGEGQSTNQQPLGPCGPPHISESSGTGSGSGSLSNHHSSSVFGSSHFPPGGSSSSHSSQQAVLPQYGGRKILVCTMDNCYCSGVPSVSGHRSHPPYPRSGSFPWVSAQDYPPPPGLASGGPSMQGLAVRDWIDASQTHRHADFYGLYGQPSTKHYVTS, from the exons ATGCCTGCCTGCGCCATGATGGCCTCTGACATGGCTGAGACATGGAGGAACTGTTTCGAGGAGGAGCTCATCTGCCCCATCTGCCTGCACGTGTTCTCAGATCCCATCCAGCTGCCCTGCAAGCACAACTTCTGCCGGGGCTGCATCAGTGAGGCCTGGGCCAAAGACTCCTCGCTGGCTCGCTGCCCTGAGTGCAATCATGCTTATACGCAGAAGCCTAGCCTGGAGAAGAACCACAAACTGTCCAACATAGTCGAGAAGTACAACGCCCTGAGTGTGGAGAAGGCCACCACGCCGGTGCTGCAGTGCATCCTGTGCCGCCGAGGCCCACCACTCCCTGCAGTGAAGGTCTGCCTGCGCTGCAACGCCCCATGCTGCCAGTCCCACGTCcagacacacctgcagcagCCGTGCTCAGCCCTTGGGCACCTTTTGGTGGAGGCGGAGGCGTTGAAGGCCTGGACCTGCCCGCAGCACGACGAGTACAGGCTGTACCACTGTGAAGCcgagcagacagctgtgtgcCAGTACTGCTGCTTCGCCCGTTGCCACCCCAGCCATGGCCACGCTGTCACTGACGTGGAGCTGCGACGCAATGACATCAGA CAAAACCTGTTGAGACAGCAGGAGCGCGTGGAGGAACGAGTGCAGGAGATAGAAGAACAGCTTTGCAAACTGGACTCTGACAAGTGTGTGGTGGAG GACAGGGTGTGTGAGCTGAAGGAAGAGGTGCGCCTGCAGTACCAGCGAATGCACCAGCTCCTGGAGGAGGACCTCGGCCGGACACTGGAAGCTCTGGATCGGGCTCAGTCTCGGTTCTGCCAGGAGAACGCGGCTCAGGTTTTGGCTCTCGGGGAGCAGCGCCATGAGGCCCAGAAGCTGCTGAGCTCCATCAACACTGCTTTCAGTAAGGCAGAGGAACTGAGCTTCATGAAAAACACCAAGCCAGTTAAAATCCTCACGGACAG GTCTCAGGCATGTGTGGGCAGCAGTCTCCCTCCCTACAAAGTTGGGAATCTGAACTCCAAACTATTCCTCTCGGAGAtctcaaaaagagaaaaaagcctGAAAAGAGCACTTGAAG CTCCCCTCACCCCTCCCTCGACCTTTCTGCAGTCTGTTCCTGCATATCCCAGTGGTCAGAGCTCCAGCTCTGGAGCAGAGAAACGGAAACATTCCACTGCCTTCCCAGAGGGAAACGGGAACACTGGAAAGAACACCACTCCGGGTTTTAAAGACTcgtccacctcttcctcctcttcttcctcagcgTTAGCCAAGCAGCCCTACCTAGGGTCTGGCTCCGCCTCTGGAGAAGGCCAGTCCACCAATCAGCAGCCTCTTGGCCCCTGTGGCCCACCTCACATCAGCGAGAGCAGCGGGACAGGAAGTGGAAGCGGCTCATTGTCCAACCACCATTCGAGCTCTGTGTTCGGCTCATCACACTTTCCTCCCGGAGgcagcagctcctcacactCCTCCCAGCAGGCTGTGCTCCCTCAGTATGGCGGACGCAAGATCCTGGTGTGTACGATGGATAACTGCTATTGCTCCGGAGTGCCCTCGGTGTCGGGCCACCGCAGCCATCCCCCGTACCCACGCTCCGGTTCTTTCCCTTGGGTCAGCGCCCAGGACTACCCACCTCCTCCTGGCTTGGCTTCCGGAGGTCCGTCCATGCAAGGCTTGGCAGTGAGGGACTGGATAGAcgcctcacagacacacagacacgcagatTTCTACGGGCTGTACGGGCAGCCCTCAACAAAGCACTACGTCACCAGTTaa
- the arl3b gene encoding ADP-ribosylation factor-like protein 3, translating into MSPSLCVTVRLTSPPLVTLGGVSKREGKKMGLLSILRKLKSTPDQEVRILLLGLDNGGKTTLLKQLASEDISHITPTQGFNIKSVQSQGFKLNVWDIGGQRKIRPYWRNYFENTDVLIYVIDSADRKRFEETGQELAELLDEEKLSGVPVLIFANKQDLLTAAPASEIAEGLNLHTIRDRMWQIQSCSALTGEGIQEGMNWVCKSVNSKKK; encoded by the exons ATGAGTCCGAGTTTGTGCGTAACGGTGCGTCTGACGTCACCCCCCTTAGTAACCCTCGGTGGCGTCTCCAAGAGAGAAGGCAAGAAGATG GGATTGCTGTCCATCCTGCGCAAGCTAAAGAGCACACCGGACCAGGAGGTGAGGATACTGCTGTTGGGTCTGGACAACGGTGGGAAGACCACCCTGCTCAAACAGCTGGCATCCGAGGACATCAGCCACATCACCCCCACACAG ggATTCAACATTAAGAGCGTCCAGTCTCAGGGATTTAAACTCAATGTTTGGGATATTGGAGGCCAGAGGAAGATTAGGCCATACTGGAGAAACTACTTTGAAAACACTGATGTGCTG ATTTATGTCATTGACAGTGCTGACAGAAAGAGGTTTGAAGAAACGGGTCAG gagctggctgagctgcTGGATGAGGAGAAGCTGAGCGGCGTTCCTGTGCTGATTTTCGCAAACAAACAGGATCTGCTTACAGCCGCCCCAGCCTCCGAGATCGCAGAGGGTCTCAACCTCCACACCATCCGGGATCGCATGTGGCAGATCCAGTCCTGCTCCGCCCTCACCGGCGAGGGGATCCAG GAGGGAATGAACTGGGTGTGCAAGAGCGTCAACTCCAAGAAGAAATAG